Below is a genomic region from Argonema galeatum A003/A1.
ACAATATCTTTACGTTACGGTATGGAAATCAGCAACGCCAGATCGAAGTGACGCGCTTGTCAACACTACCAAATCTGCCGGTGGGGTTGGCGTTTGGGAAAGATTCGCTAAAACCGGGGGTGGATATTGCTAAATTGCCGGGTGAAATGATTTGTTTTAGCGCTCTAGCACCTCCCAACGCCACCGTCTCTGTTAAACTGGGAAATCAAACCATTCCCCTGATGCCGCAGTCGCCAGTTGCAGATGTACCCTCAAATTTTGCGGCATTAACAGGACAATACACAACCAATTCCCAGTCTGTTACGGGTCAATATCAAGGTTGCGCTACAGCTAACTCGCCCGGAAAGTTAGGGCGTGCCGAATTTCAGCTGACAATGAATGGCAAAACGACAACTCAGATGGCGCAGGGAAATGTGGAAATCTTATCGCCGACGCAGCTAGAGATTGCAGAAGTAATTGTAGATAATGCGATCGCACGCACTGGCCCAAGTAGCGATTATTCTCGTCTGACCCCTTTGCCCAAAGGGACGCAAGCAACGGTAACGGGACGTGAGGGAAAGTGGTTGCGACTCGATTATGGCGGTTGGATTGAGGATAAGGAAATTCGCATTATCCCAGGTGCTGTGCCACCCCGTTCGATTATTCGCACTCTCCGCGTCCGCCAGGTTCCCGGTGCGACAGAAATCGTGTTTCCCTTACAAGTGCCTGTGCCGGTAAGCGTGCAGCAGGGTTCTAGCACTCTCACCCTCACTCTTTACAACACTACCGCGCAAACGGATATCATTCGCCTTGATGACGACCCCATTATTTCTCGTCTAGATTGGCAACAGGTAGCACCCGGTCAAGTGCAATATACTTTTAATCTGAAATCCCAACAGCAATGGGGTTATCAGATGAAATACGATCGCACAAATTTGGTGCTGTCTGTGCGACACTCGCCCACAAGAACCCCCCCTGTTTCCCCCCCGTCTACGGGGGGGACTAAAGAGAGAGAAGAAAAGTCTTTATCGGGGATTGAAATACTTCTCGATCCGGGACATGGCGGCAAAGAATCTGGCGCATCGGGGCCAAACGGTTATTTGGAAAAAGATGTCAATCTTGCCATATCAAAGCTGCTGCGAGACAGACTGGTGGCGCTTGGCGCAAATGTGTATATGACGCGGGAGGACGATCGCGAATTGTCCCTGCAAGACCGGGTACAGGCGATCGATCGACTCCAACCTGCGATCGCTATCTCCATCCACCACAACTCCTTACCCGACGATGGAGACGCTCAGAATACCAAGGGATTTGCCGCCTTTTGGTATCATCCCCAAGCTCATAGTTTTGCCATCTTTATACACAAGTATGTAGTCCAAAAATTGGGGCGTCCTTCCTACGGCGTCTTTTGGGATAACCTGGCCCTAACTCGCCCAGCAACAGCACCATCAGTATTGCTAGAACTGGGTTTTATGAGCAATCCGGTTGAATTTGAATCCGTAATGAATCCCCAGGATCGACAGAAAATGGCGGATGCGATCGCAGATGGCATCGCCGAATGGTTCCGTATTAGTCAGTAGTCATTAGTCATTGGTATATACACAATGACCGACCATTGAAAAATCATATCATTTCCTTACGAATTGGTTAACTAAAAAAATCCTGTTCTTATTCTTATCTGCGTTTATCTGCGTTCATCTGCCTACATCTGCGGTAAAATTTAACCAAAGATAACAACAGACAATTGAACGATCTCACTCATGTACTAAAGATGTAACCGAACACCATATCAATCCAAAATCGAATTAGCAATGATCGAAAAGTGGCAAATCCTCAAATCTAACCTCGTCTTTGACAACGAATGGGTAAAAATCAGGCAAGATGAAATAGAATTGCCCAACGGCAAAATCATTGACGATTTTTTTGTCATTGTCAGACCGGATATAGCCTTAGTATTTCCTGTCACCCAAAACCAAGAGCTTGTTTTTGTTCGTCAATATAGACACGCCATCGGTGAAATTTTGTTAGAACTTCCGGCTGGGGGGTTTGACCCCGCAATAGAGAGCGGCGAAGCAGCAGCACATCGGGAACTAAAAGAAGAGACGGGTTATGTTGCAGACCAAATGATTAAACTCGCAACCATATACGATAATCCTATCAAAGATACCAATAAAATTCACCTGTTTATCGCCGAAAATGTGCATTTATCTGGCAAGCAGCAGCTGGATATCACAGAAGACATTGAAGTACAATTAATTCCAGTTGCCAAAGTGATGGAAAAGATAGTAGCAGGAGAAATAAACGTCTCTGGAACCATTGCCGCAATTTTATTTGGGTTAAATTTTTTACGCGATCGTTCTTTCAGGAGTGCTGAGTACTGAGTGGGGAGTGGGGAGTGCAACGGAAGTGTCAAATAAACTGCTTTGGACACGGCGTAATTAAATCTTTTGTATGACCGACATATTTATGATGCCGTGTTCCTACAATAATGTTCATAAAGAACATTAGCATAATAATTCCGAAAGACCCGATCGATCCAGATCCAGATCTGCGTTCATCTGCGTTCCAGAGTCTTCATCTGCGGTAAAAAATTAACCAAGGATAACAACAGAAAATTTCTAAATATCGCTCATATAGCAACCTTATCGGCAGTTAGGACGTTTTTAATTCCTGAAACTCTTGATTGCCCCTTCTGACCCTAGCCCCTTCTGACCCTAGCCCCTAGCTATACTATGGAAAACTTACCCAAATTTGGTGACGAAGAAACATCCGAATTACAACATAACATCGACATTACTGAGTGTCTGCAATCCTCTGGGGACTTGCAAGAAACAGAGCGAAAAGAGGCAGAAGCAGCACTGCAACAGGCGAAAGAAGAATTAGAAATCAAAGTAGAGCATAGGACAGCTGAATTAAAGGTTGCTAATGCGTTGCTTCGAGAAGAAATTATCGATCGACGGCGGGTAGAAGCGCAGTTGCGGGAAAGCGAGGAGCGATTCCGCAGCATTTTCAATCAGGCGGCGGTCGGTATAGCACAGGTATTGCTATCCGGTCAGTATTTCCTAGTCAATCAAAAGTTTGCAGATATTGTAGGATATACAGTAGAGGAACTGCAACAAAAGACTTTCCAAGAGATTACCCACCCCGATGATATTTCAGACAACCTAGTAAATTACCGCCAAATATGGGCGGGGGAAATTGAGACTTACTCGATGGAGAAGCGCTTCATCCGTAAAGATGGTTTTCCTGTCTGGGTCAATCTGACGGTATCGCTTTTGCGTGGTCATGCGGGTGAGCCGAAGTATTTTATTAATGTTGTGGAAGATATCAGCGGACGCAAACGAGCCCAACAGGCGTTGGGAGAAAATGAGGCGCGACTGCAAAAAATTATCGCCAACTTGTTTGAGAGCGAAGCCCGACTGCATACTATTGTTGCCAATCTGTTAGATGGTTTGTTAATTGTCGATCGCTTTGGCAACGTCCTTTTTGCCAATCCCGCCGCTGGAAAGCTTTTTAACCGCCAGCCAGAAGACCTCATCGGTCAAGAATTTGGCTTGCCGATCGCAGTAAGTAACACAGTAGAATTGGGCATTATTAGATCTAGAGGGGAAATTTCTATTGGGGAAATGTCTGTAGTCCCAGTCCAATGGGAAGGAGAATCAGTTTATGTTGTTTCCTTGCGAGATATTACAGAGCGCAAACGAGCTGAGGAAGCTCTGCGCGAAAGTGAAGAGCGATTTCGCCAGCTGGCAGAAAATGTTCAAGATGTCTTCTGGCTTCTGTCCCCAGAGGGCAAAGAGATACTGTACGTGAGTCCAGCTTACGAACAAATCTGGGGACGCCCTTCCGAGCAACTGTATGCCTCGCTGCAATCCTGGATAGATTCGATCGATCCAGAAGACCGGGAAACCGTGTTAGCCAAAATGTCCAGACAAGTGTGGGGAGAGTCCACGAGTGTGGAATATCGGATTGTGCGGCCCGATGGTTCAATTCGCTGGATTTGGGACCGATCTTTTCCAATTAAAGATGAATTTGGCAAAGTTTACCGCACGGCGGGGATTGCTGAGGATATTACCGATCGCAAGTTAGCCGAAGCGCAAATCAAAGCTTCGCTGCAAGAGAAAGAAATACTTCTCAAAGAAGTTCACCATCGCGTCAAAAACAATATGCAGGTTATTTCCAGCCTACTCGAATTGCAATCCCAATCTCTCAATGACGCCCTGGCGATCGATCTATTTAGAGAAAGCCAAAACCGCATCTCTTCAATGGCGCTCATCCACGAGCAATTATATCAATCCGAGCATTTAGACCGAATCGATCTGGCCGAATACATTCAAAGCTTGGTGGCTAATCTATTACAGTCTTTCGGCTGCACCAATAATGGTATTCACCTCAATCTTAACGTTGCCCCGATTTATTTTAATATAGAAACAGCCATACCCTGTGGTTTAATTATTAATGAACTGGTTTCCAATTCACTGAAATATGCTTTTCCCCAAGGCAGTAAAGGTGAAGTTGGCATTCAATTTAGTCAACGGGCTTCTAAGCAATTTCACTTAAGTATCAGTGATAATGGCATCGGATTACCACCTAATTTTAACCTAGAAACCACCGAAACACTTGGTTTGCGATTAGTCCGTATACTGACACGCCAGCTAAAGGGAGTTCTCGAAATTGATAGCCATCAGGGGACAGCGTTTAAAATTACCTTTGCTGAATTAAATTACCGCCGGAGGTTTTAATGTAATGACTAATAAAAAAATCTTAATTGTAGAAGATGAAATTATCGTAGCCGAAGACGTGGCAGTCAGATTAAAAAAGTTGGGATATATAGTAACAGATATTGTCACAACCGGCGAAGAAGCAATTGAACGAGCAGAACATACCAAACCCGATTTAGTACTGATGGATATTGTTTTGGAAGGAGATATAGACGGCGTAATAGCTGCCGAAGAAATTCGGAATCGTTTTAATATCCCAATTGTGTTCTTGACAGCTTATGCAGATGAAAAAACCTTGCATAGAGCCAAGCTTACAGATCCATTCGGCTATATTCTCAAACCCTTCCACCAAAAAGATTTACAAGCAAATATTGAAATTGCCATTCACCGACACGAATTAGAAAATAAAATGCAGCAAGCTCTAGAAAATTCAGAACAACTACGGCAAATTGCACAAGAACAAGCGGGTCGCCAAAACAAATATGTGGCAATGGCAGCCCACGAATTACGCAACCCATTGACTGCGATCGTAGCCTCTACCAAATTGCTCGAATTTAATCGCAGTCGGTGGGATGATGAAAGCAAACTAAAATGTCTCCGTTTGATTCAATCAGCTACGCAGAATATGAACCAATTGATTGAGGATATGCTGATGATCGGTCGAGCGGAAGCCGATCAATTAAAGTTTAATCCAGCACCGCTTAATTTCTCGGAATTTTGCCAATTTCTAGTCGAAAAGATGAAATTAAGCACTGAAAGCAAACACCAGTTAAATTTTGTTTCATCAGGTGTTATCGTTGCAACGCTGGATCAACGACTACTACAGCACATTCTGTCCAACTTGATCTCCAATGCCATCAAATATTCACCAAACGGTGGCACAATTACCTTGGAATTAGAGATTGAAAAGAGCAAAAAAGAATTTCCCAATCAAGAATCCTCAGCAGTGATTTTCCGCGTCCGAGATGACGGTATCGGCATTCCCGAAGAAGATCTAGAGAAACTATTTGAACCGTTCCATAGATGTACAAATGTAAGTGGAATTGCCGGGAATGGTTTAGGACTGACAATTGTCAAAAAGGCAGTTGATTTACACGGTGGTGCGATCGCTGTAGAGAGCGAAGTTGGAGTAGGCACCACCTTTATCGTCACCTTGCCTTGCTAGAGTGCCAGTCCAGTATAATAAATTGACAAAAAAACAATCCGATGTGTGAGTAGGGGCGAAGCATTCGGGGAGTAAGCGATATGCCTACGGCACGCACTCGCGATCGCTTTTCTTCAACAATTTTTATGCCCGAATGCAACGCCTGCGCCTTGGTCTGTATAAGCGATATGCCTACGGCACGCTACGCGATCGCTTTTCTTCAACAATTTTTATGCCCGAATGCAACGCCTGCGCCTTGGTCTGTATAAGCGAAGTGAAAGTGGGAGAGCGATCGCATCTCACCAATCCGTGCTAATTTTTGACGTACTCAGCACTTCTGATGTATAGCAACCGCTCTCGTCGATTAGGGCAGTAGGGGCGAAGCATTCGGGTAGTAAATATAAGGTTTTAACCAATAAATTATATGCCCGAATGCTTCGCCCCTAGCCCCGGCCCCAGATTTATGGCTTAACCGACTTTCATCGGTTGCTATACCTTATGGAAATGGGGAATGAAGAATTAGAATTCTTTTTATTCCCCATTTCGCCCGATTAAAAGAAAAGAGGAACGGACAAATCATTCGATTTGCGTTTCTCTAGAAAACCGAATTTTAGGTAATGGTCAAACCCATTTTGGAATTTTCCTTGAGAAACTGCGGCAGCAACATCTTGGTTTTCTTTAAGATAGGAAAAGTTGCTGAAAACAATGCTGGGATCGCGACTTTCAAACCTTCCCAATTTAACGAAATGTTCCCAGCTATCGCGGAATTCTCCTCGATCGATCGCATCCTTTACATCTTGGTTTTGAGCCAGATAAAAATCGGGATCGAAGGTTTCGGACAGAACATTAAATAAATTAAAAGGGTCGCGACCTTCAGCTGCACCGAATTTAATTAAATGTTCTATCCCACTGCCTAATTTTCGATCGTGTACTGCTTTTGCTACATCGGAATTTTGGGCAAGATAAACTGTTTCTAAGTCCCTAAACTCAGGTGCAGGTTCGCGTCCTTCAGCGACACCACTCTTGATAAAATGCTCGAAACCCGTGCGGTATTCGCCTTTAGCAACAGCTGCCTCCACATCTGGATTTTCATTCAGGTAGTCAGTAGCAAATACTGAACTGGGATTGCGACCTTCAGCGTAACCAAATCGGCTGAAATGTGCTAAAGCATTCGGGAAAACTTGATTAGCAACTGCATCTGCTACATCTCTGTTTTGTTGGAGATAAAACTCGGAATCCAACAGGGAAGAAGAGTCAAGCCTAGCATTAGCGCGGTTAAGGAAAAAGTTAAGGAAAAAGGGATCGTTATCTCTAATTGTGACGGCAGCATTGTTAGCAGTGCCGATCGCGTAAGCGCTATTCGCCGCTAAAGTAACGATCGCAATTTCAACAGGTTCTCGTCGCCTGTCATCGATTACATTGATAGGTAGATTAGCGCTACTTTGACCTGCTGGGATGACGATCGTGCCATTGAGATAATTGTAATCAATACCATTGCTGGCATTACCACTGGTAGTGTAATTGATTGTTAGCGGATTGGCTGTGCTACCAGTACGACTAATGGCGAAAACTCCTGGGTCGGGGGTTCGTCCCCTCCGAACTTCAGCAGCATTGGCATCTGTAGCACTGATAGTAACAGTGGGGATAATACTGGTAATTAAGCTGTAGTTACCTGTGGCATTGCCAGCATAACTGGTGACTCGCGCTAGGTAATTAATACCCGATTGCGCGGTAAAGGTGAGTTGGGAATTGATTCCATTGGAGTCATCGTTTTCAGCAATTACCTGACCCGTATCTGCATTCACCAATTGTAAGTAAGCATTAAATGGCGCATTAAGATTGAGTTGCACCTGTTGTCCCGGCGTTACTCCCGTCAGACGATAATCATCTCGGTACTTGCCAGAAAGGGTGGGATTATCGGGGTCGGTATTACTTAAGGTACTGTTGATGGTTTGGGGAACGCTAATTGTATCGGCAATAAAAACGGTAGCCTTGTTCTTAGCATCAAGAGTGTAGGCATTATCTGGGGTAATCGTAACTGTCGCCGTTTCGCTGCCTTCTACCAAATTGTCATTGATGACATTAATCGGCAGAGTAAATGTAGATTGATTTGCACCGAAAGTGATGCTACCAGGGAGATTGTTGTAATCAGTGCTATTAGTAGCAGTACCGGAAGTAGTGTATTTAACTGTGAGTGGCGCAGATAAATTGCCAGTACGAGTTAAACTGAATTGTCCGGGATTGGCGGTTTGTCCGTTAGCTGCTTCAGCTGCCTCGGCATCTGTGGTAGTAATATTAACCGTGGATGGGGTTGGGATACTGGTAATTAAGCTGTAGTTACCTGTGGCATTGCCAGCAT
It encodes:
- a CDS encoding N-acetylmuramoyl-L-alanine amidase, with the protein product MRKILVLVTLLTLIAYSALAEQSLYVAFPPANYQTTSNQIFFLGSAPAGGNVLVNGKAIERSPAGHFAPSFPLREGDNIFTLRYGNQQRQIEVTRLSTLPNLPVGLAFGKDSLKPGVDIAKLPGEMICFSALAPPNATVSVKLGNQTIPLMPQSPVADVPSNFAALTGQYTTNSQSVTGQYQGCATANSPGKLGRAEFQLTMNGKTTTQMAQGNVEILSPTQLEIAEVIVDNAIARTGPSSDYSRLTPLPKGTQATVTGREGKWLRLDYGGWIEDKEIRIIPGAVPPRSIIRTLRVRQVPGATEIVFPLQVPVPVSVQQGSSTLTLTLYNTTAQTDIIRLDDDPIISRLDWQQVAPGQVQYTFNLKSQQQWGYQMKYDRTNLVLSVRHSPTRTPPVSPPSTGGTKEREEKSLSGIEILLDPGHGGKESGASGPNGYLEKDVNLAISKLLRDRLVALGANVYMTREDDRELSLQDRVQAIDRLQPAIAISIHHNSLPDDGDAQNTKGFAAFWYHPQAHSFAIFIHKYVVQKLGRPSYGVFWDNLALTRPATAPSVLLELGFMSNPVEFESVMNPQDRQKMADAIADGIAEWFRISQ
- a CDS encoding PAS domain S-box protein; protein product: MENLPKFGDEETSELQHNIDITECLQSSGDLQETERKEAEAALQQAKEELEIKVEHRTAELKVANALLREEIIDRRRVEAQLRESEERFRSIFNQAAVGIAQVLLSGQYFLVNQKFADIVGYTVEELQQKTFQEITHPDDISDNLVNYRQIWAGEIETYSMEKRFIRKDGFPVWVNLTVSLLRGHAGEPKYFINVVEDISGRKRAQQALGENEARLQKIIANLFESEARLHTIVANLLDGLLIVDRFGNVLFANPAAGKLFNRQPEDLIGQEFGLPIAVSNTVELGIIRSRGEISIGEMSVVPVQWEGESVYVVSLRDITERKRAEEALRESEERFRQLAENVQDVFWLLSPEGKEILYVSPAYEQIWGRPSEQLYASLQSWIDSIDPEDRETVLAKMSRQVWGESTSVEYRIVRPDGSIRWIWDRSFPIKDEFGKVYRTAGIAEDITDRKLAEAQIKASLQEKEILLKEVHHRVKNNMQVISSLLELQSQSLNDALAIDLFRESQNRISSMALIHEQLYQSEHLDRIDLAEYIQSLVANLLQSFGCTNNGIHLNLNVAPIYFNIETAIPCGLIINELVSNSLKYAFPQGSKGEVGIQFSQRASKQFHLSISDNGIGLPPNFNLETTETLGLRLVRILTRQLKGVLEIDSHQGTAFKITFAELNYRRRF
- a CDS encoding NUDIX hydrolase; translated protein: MIEKWQILKSNLVFDNEWVKIRQDEIELPNGKIIDDFFVIVRPDIALVFPVTQNQELVFVRQYRHAIGEILLELPAGGFDPAIESGEAAAHRELKEETGYVADQMIKLATIYDNPIKDTNKIHLFIAENVHLSGKQQLDITEDIEVQLIPVAKVMEKIVAGEINVSGTIAAILFGLNFLRDRSFRSAEY
- a CDS encoding hybrid sensor histidine kinase/response regulator, whose product is MTNKKILIVEDEIIVAEDVAVRLKKLGYIVTDIVTTGEEAIERAEHTKPDLVLMDIVLEGDIDGVIAAEEIRNRFNIPIVFLTAYADEKTLHRAKLTDPFGYILKPFHQKDLQANIEIAIHRHELENKMQQALENSEQLRQIAQEQAGRQNKYVAMAAHELRNPLTAIVASTKLLEFNRSRWDDESKLKCLRLIQSATQNMNQLIEDMLMIGRAEADQLKFNPAPLNFSEFCQFLVEKMKLSTESKHQLNFVSSGVIVATLDQRLLQHILSNLISNAIKYSPNGGTITLELEIEKSKKEFPNQESSAVIFRVRDDGIGIPEEDLEKLFEPFHRCTNVSGIAGNGLGLTIVKKAVDLHGGAIAVESEVGVGTTFIVTLPC